The proteins below come from a single Asanoa ferruginea genomic window:
- a CDS encoding MFS transporter permease: MRSWLFEAAPRGRVAALRTLTYLFIVFDLLVYSSWVRTRGDVPTELYQPLWIGRVLHLPAPDGTLVNVVFWTLLVLAPLAATGRFPRLLGWLVCGFYLEWLIIAMSYGKVDHDRFAFLIALAVLPTVGRARHGDREPSEAAGWALRMIQLAVVATYFLAAWAKIRFGGLGWMTGSVLARAFIRRGSDFADLIASVPYLMIAAQIGMVTFEALSPLIFALRGRNRYAAVAFFYSFHLLSFATISISFAPHLVALTSFLPLERIRPIIWLRRAATRRQVVDTLEPVPVESGGG, encoded by the coding sequence ATGAGGTCCTGGCTGTTCGAGGCGGCACCGCGCGGCCGGGTAGCCGCGCTGCGCACGCTGACCTACCTGTTCATCGTCTTCGACCTGCTGGTCTACAGCTCCTGGGTGCGCACCCGCGGCGACGTGCCGACCGAGCTATACCAACCACTGTGGATCGGCCGGGTGCTGCACCTACCGGCGCCCGACGGCACGCTGGTCAACGTCGTCTTCTGGACCCTGCTGGTGCTCGCGCCGCTGGCCGCGACCGGCCGCTTCCCGCGGTTGCTGGGCTGGCTCGTCTGCGGGTTCTACCTGGAGTGGCTGATCATCGCGATGAGCTACGGCAAGGTCGACCACGACCGGTTCGCCTTCCTCATCGCGCTGGCCGTGCTGCCCACGGTGGGCCGCGCCCGGCACGGCGACCGCGAGCCGAGCGAGGCGGCCGGCTGGGCCCTGCGAATGATCCAGCTCGCGGTGGTAGCCACCTACTTCCTGGCGGCGTGGGCGAAGATCCGGTTCGGCGGCCTCGGCTGGATGACCGGCTCGGTGCTGGCCCGCGCCTTCATCCGCCGCGGCTCCGACTTCGCCGACCTGATCGCCAGCGTCCCCTATCTGATGATCGCGGCCCAGATCGGCATGGTGACCTTCGAGGCCCTGAGCCCGCTAATCTTTGCCCTACGAGGCCGCAACCGCTACGCCGCGGTCGCCTTCTTCTACTCGTTCCACCTGCTGTCGTTCGCGACCATCTCCATCTCCTTCGCCCCCCACCTGGTAGCGCTCACCTCTTTCCTGCCCCTGGAACGCATACGCCCGATCATCTGGCTCCGCCGCGCGGCGACCCGCCGCCAGGTCGTGGATACGCTAGAACCGGTGCCAGTCGAGTCAGGCGGAGGTTGA
- a CDS encoding D-alanine--D-alanine ligase family protein, whose protein sequence is MAVLFGGRSGEHEVSRKSAASILANLGPAYRVTEVLIGRDGQWHVDGVPVRFADALDVLADQNVVFPALHGPYGEDGTVQAVLEWIGVPYVGNGVLASAAGMDKAVTKTLLAADGLRIAAGVTLRTGEHPTPADQERLGLPVFVKPARAGSSLGVSRVDAWWQLPEALSVARMFDSKVLIEPAVNGREVDVAVLEHPDGRVEAGPPLEITVTGAGFFDYDAKYGGGARFQIPADLPASTTEALQDRAIRAFHALGCRGLIRVDFFLPDGGEPVVNEVNTFPGFTSASQYPQIWERAGIGYAELLDILIAGAVKGRSGRSAVPGGVPR, encoded by the coding sequence ATCGCGGTGCTTTTTGGTGGGCGGAGCGGCGAGCATGAGGTTTCCCGCAAGTCGGCGGCCAGCATCCTGGCCAACCTTGGGCCGGCCTATCGGGTCACCGAGGTGTTGATCGGGCGGGATGGGCAGTGGCACGTCGACGGCGTTCCGGTGCGGTTCGCGGACGCGCTCGATGTTCTCGCCGATCAGAATGTGGTCTTTCCGGCCCTGCACGGGCCCTATGGCGAGGACGGCACCGTCCAGGCCGTGCTGGAGTGGATCGGCGTTCCCTATGTGGGCAACGGGGTGTTGGCCAGCGCTGCCGGGATGGACAAGGCGGTCACCAAGACGTTGCTCGCCGCCGATGGGCTGCGCATTGCCGCGGGGGTCACCCTACGGACAGGCGAGCATCCGACGCCGGCCGACCAGGAGCGGCTGGGGCTGCCCGTGTTCGTCAAGCCCGCGCGGGCCGGGTCGAGCCTTGGCGTGTCCCGCGTCGACGCGTGGTGGCAGCTTCCCGAGGCGCTTTCCGTCGCCCGGATGTTCGACAGCAAGGTGCTGATCGAGCCTGCGGTGAACGGGCGCGAGGTTGACGTCGCGGTGTTGGAACACCCCGATGGGCGGGTCGAGGCCGGGCCGCCGCTGGAGATCACCGTGACTGGTGCGGGGTTTTTCGACTACGACGCCAAGTATGGCGGCGGCGCGCGTTTTCAGATCCCGGCGGACCTGCCGGCGAGCACCACCGAGGCGTTGCAGGACCGGGCGATCCGGGCGTTCCACGCGCTCGGCTGCCGCGGGCTGATCCGAGTCGATTTCTTTTTGCCGGACGGCGGCGAACCAGTCGTCAACGAGGTCAACACGTTCCCGGGCTTCACGAGCGCGTCGCAGTATCCGCAGATCTGGGAGCGGGCCGGGATCGGCTATGCGGAACTGCTCGACATCCTGATCGCCGGCGCGGTCAAGGGTAGGTCGGGCAGGTCAGCGGTCCCCGGCGGTGTGCCACGCTGA
- a CDS encoding thiol-disulfide oxidoreductase DCC family protein: MTDTFVYDGDCAFCTMCARFIERRINTTATVIPWQFANLDALGLTRAECIEAVQWVPEHGEPAGGPVAIARLLRSSGPVWRLAGRLLDLRPVTALAWPAYRWVARNRHRLPGGTAACAIPADSPARQHPTA; the protein is encoded by the coding sequence ATGACCGACACATTCGTGTACGACGGTGACTGCGCCTTCTGCACCATGTGCGCCCGTTTCATCGAGCGCCGGATCAACACCACCGCGACGGTCATCCCGTGGCAGTTCGCCAACCTCGACGCCCTGGGCCTGACCCGCGCGGAGTGCATCGAGGCGGTCCAGTGGGTGCCAGAACACGGCGAGCCCGCAGGCGGCCCGGTGGCGATCGCCCGCCTACTCCGCTCCAGCGGCCCGGTGTGGCGACTGGCCGGCCGGCTACTCGACCTGCGCCCGGTGACCGCGCTCGCCTGGCCCGCCTACCGCTGGGTCGCGCGCAACCGCCACCGCCTCCCGGGCGGCACCGCGGCCTGCGCGATCCCCGCCGACTCGCCCGCCCGCCAACACCCGACCGCCTAG
- a CDS encoding alanine racemase codes for MTHPTAAPRAALAEAGATEPLAIAEIDLGAIAANVRTVAAVAGTDVMAVVKADGFGHGAVPVARAALAAGATWLGVTSSAEALALRAAGITAPVLSWLHRPDEDFGPVLAAGIDVGVSTIPHLRAVAAAAARRGQPAMVQLKVDTGLSRNGARGSDWADLVALSRAYESAGSVRVRGIWSHLADADRPGSALVRRQVTAFRTAVRVARSAGLDPVLLHLANSAAALTQPATRFDICRIGLALYGVDPFDGPDQAAPLPSAEAGSTPTNASAGHVPIAAGARQTRITVNGRQTPIGAMLRPAMTLRSIVVNLKRVPAGTAVSYGGDHVTAVATTLALVPVGFADGLPRSVEGRASVWVGGARCPVVGRIAMDQCVVDVGDRAVRLGDPVTLFGPGPDEPTVADWARWAGTNPNEVLTGIGARVVRRFKGVAA; via the coding sequence ATCACCCATCCGACTGCCGCGCCCCGCGCGGCGCTGGCTGAAGCCGGGGCTACGGAACCGCTCGCCATCGCCGAGATCGACCTCGGCGCGATCGCCGCCAACGTCCGGACGGTCGCCGCGGTCGCCGGCACCGACGTGATGGCCGTCGTGAAGGCCGACGGCTTCGGGCACGGCGCCGTGCCGGTCGCCCGGGCGGCGCTCGCCGCCGGCGCGACCTGGCTCGGCGTCACCTCGTCGGCCGAGGCGCTGGCGCTGCGGGCCGCAGGCATCACCGCGCCCGTGCTGAGCTGGCTGCACCGCCCCGACGAAGACTTCGGCCCGGTGCTGGCCGCCGGCATCGACGTCGGTGTCTCCACGATTCCGCACCTGCGTGCGGTGGCCGCGGCGGCCGCCCGCCGTGGCCAGCCCGCGATGGTGCAGCTCAAGGTCGACACCGGGCTGTCCCGCAACGGCGCCCGCGGCAGCGACTGGGCCGATCTCGTTGCGCTGTCCCGCGCCTACGAGTCGGCCGGCAGCGTGCGGGTCCGCGGCATCTGGTCGCATCTCGCGGACGCCGACCGGCCTGGCTCGGCGCTCGTCCGGCGCCAGGTGACCGCGTTCCGGACCGCGGTGCGGGTCGCCCGCAGCGCTGGGCTCGACCCCGTGTTGCTGCACCTCGCCAACTCCGCCGCCGCGCTCACTCAACCCGCGACGCGGTTCGACATCTGCCGCATCGGCCTCGCGCTCTACGGCGTCGACCCGTTCGACGGCCCCGACCAGGCTGCTCCGCTGCCGTCGGCCGAGGCCGGGTCAACGCCGACCAACGCCAGCGCTGGACACGTGCCGATCGCGGCAGGCGCCCGGCAAACGCGGATCACCGTCAATGGCCGCCAGACGCCGATCGGAGCGATGCTGCGGCCGGCGATGACGTTGCGCTCCATTGTGGTCAACCTCAAGCGGGTGCCGGCCGGCACCGCGGTTTCCTATGGCGGCGACCACGTTACCGCCGTGGCCACCACGCTTGCCCTGGTGCCGGTGGGGTTTGCCGATGGGCTTCCCCGGTCGGTCGAGGGGCGGGCTTCGGTCTGGGTGGGTGGCGCGCGTTGCCCGGTTGTCGGGCGGATCGCGATGGATCAGTGCGTTGTCGATGTCGGGGACCGGGCGGTGCGGCTCGGTGATCCGGTCACGCTCTTCGGCCCTGGGCCGGATGAGCCGACCGTCGCCGACTGGGCCCGGTGGGCCGGGACGAATCCCAACGAGGTGTTGACCGGCATCGGCGCCCGCGTGGTTCGCCGTTTCAAGGGGGTGGCGGCGTGA